One window of the Stegostoma tigrinum isolate sSteTig4 chromosome 16, sSteTig4.hap1, whole genome shotgun sequence genome contains the following:
- the atxn1l gene encoding ataxin-1-like, producing MKPAYERNQECLPPKKRELLQNSAGGEDVLKNNTLPTNITTVSDADWSRSATEENQTTVRYGVRADNGESSPGVAVDQYGMMYKLALPSANYSLSAQHSLVNMGHLSSAYSIASPLIQHPGVPYTPVHYTQLPHTSLQFVGPPYSVPYVSHGILPNPLISSAVGIPTSHLSQLVSYPSLLAETSTPPPRTASPAQTSPVHSLTPQGPLPHLTTADLSQGVAHGRVPLHFQPSLLTPSYATFSAAVQNPEVCHENRYSLQMAKDKETAETALDVSANRSEGTSDHQNYERQPRHERFIELQAPHYVGSRKEAQLSASAMENPRGSPHFSAHREPRNEVISPAQRSTPDTDLEVQQVVGSLGTQGCQGPVVVRKDVLSNVKASQNSFKSQEQVKYHSQIIPGKNITEFCSSEELPQSPCLPAQQHVTTGLKRQSLDGQRGYLHKTIVLANGQPVLMPIDTPVHEEDVLVNNIAVTTESTIQSHPERQTVVPLPVSQSTVPILQPVLVQQSPPAHIPSHFMKGAIIQLANGELKRVEDLQAQDFVHSAEISAGLKIDSSTVIDIVEGQRPGHVTVHFSVGEPQTKVSVEVTTEHPFFVFGQGWSSCNPERTAHIFGLSCQRLTVGNVCVSLGVQTSGRSSTQPPSSPVNTISVHDSRTVGTSEIVLAPPEVAIHINRNSEVKNHSKDSVMQCLHTGSDSNPSRLNYQHRWATPDFQRDGFQSEEAKISSRPSFIPQEVKLSIEGRSNAGN from the exons ATGAAACCTGCTTATGAACGCAACCAAGAATGCCTGCCACCAAAGAAGCGAGAATTACTACAGAATAGTGCTGGAGGCGAGGATGTCTTAAAAAATAATACATTGCCAACCAACATTACGACTGTAAGTGATGCTGATTGGTCAAGAAGTGCCACTGAAGAGAACCAAACAACAGTGAGATATGGAGTCCGAGCAGATAATGGTGAAAGCTCACCAGGAGTTGCAGTGGATCAATATGGCATGATGTACAAATTGGCTTTACCTTCTGCAAACTATTCACTAAGTGCTCAACATTCATTGGTGAATATGGGACATCTCTCATCGGCATACAGCATTGCGTCTCCACTCATTCAGCACCCTGGAGTTCCGTACACACCTGTTCATTACACCCAACTACCCCACACATCACTACAATTTGTAGGACCTCCATATTCAGTACCATATGTTTCTCATGGGATACTGCCAAATCCATTGATTTCATCTGCTGTGGGAATCCCCACCTCTCATCTTTCCCAACTTGTTTCGTATCCTTCCTTGTTGGCTGAGACTAGCACTCCTCCTCCGCGGACAGCATCTCCTGCACAAACATCTCCTGTACACAGTTTGACTCCACAAGGACCGCTGCCTCATCTAACGACCGCAGACCTTTCACAAGGCGTGGCCCATGGTAGGGTCCCACTGCACTTTCAACCTTCACTATTAACACCATCCTATGCAACTTTTTCTGCAGCAGTGCAAAATCCAGAAGTATGTCATGAAAATAGATATAGCCTGCAAATGGCAAAAgacaaagaaactgcagaaacTGCATTGGATGTCTCAGCAAACCGAAGTGAAGGAACTTCAGATCATCAGAATTATGAGAGACAACCACGACATGAGAGATTTATAGAACTTCAGGCACCGCATTATGTTGGCAGCAGAAAGGAAGCTCAGCTTTCTGCCTCAGCAATGGAAAACCCAAGAGGCAGTCCCCACTTTTCTGCTCACCGGGAACCAAGAAATGAAGTTATCTCTCCAGCACAGAGGAGTACACCCGACACAGATCTAGAGGTCCAACAAGTAGTTGGGAGTTTGGGCACTCAAGGGTGTCAGGGTCCTGTGGTTGTTAGAAAAGATGTGTTAAGTAATGTTAAAGCTTCACAGAATTCATTCAAAAGTCAAGAGCAAGTTAAGTACCACTCTCAAATCATTCCAGGTAAAAACATTACAGAATTTTGCTCCAGTGAAGAATTACCACAATCTCCATGTCTGCCTGCTCAACAACATGTTACCACAGGACTCAAAAGACAATCATTAGATGGCCAGCGTGGATATTTACATAAAACAATAGTATTAGCCAATGGGCAGCCAGTATTAATGCCTATTGATACCCCTGTACATGAGGAGGATGTATTGGTTAATAATATTGCTGTAACTACAGAATCCACAATTCAAAGTCATCCTGAGAGGCAGACAGTGGTTCCACTTCCAGTATCTCAATCCACAGTACCAATCCTTCAGCCTGTCCTGGTCCAACAGTCCCCACCAGCTCACATTCCTTCACACTTTATGAAAGGTGCAATCATCCAGTTAGCAAACGGGGAGTTGAAACGTGTAGAAGACCTGCAAGCGCAGGACTTTGTGCATAGTGCAGAAATTAGTGCTGGGTTAAAGATTGATTCCAGTACAGTAATTGACATTGTTGAAGGCCAGCGTCCTGGCCATGTCACCGTCCATTTCTCTGTAGGAGAGCCTCAAACAAAG GTGAGTGTAGAGGTCACCACAGAGCATCCCTTCTTTGTATTTGGTCAGGGTTGGTCCTCTTGTAACCCAGAACGTACtgcacacatctttggactttcaTGTCAAAGACTCACGGTGGGTAATGTCTGTGTATCACTTGGCGTCCAAACATCTGGCAGGAGCTCTACTCAGCCACCTTCATCTCCAGTCAATACTATTTCAGTTCATGACTCAAGGACTGTGGGAACATCTGAAATTGTCTTAGCTCCTCCAGAAGTCGCAATCCATATAAATAGAAACTCTGAGGTTAAAAACCATTCAAAAGACTCAGTCATGCAATGTTTGCATACAGGCTCTGACAGCAATCCCAGCCGACTGAATTATCAACATCGTTGGGCCACTCCGGATTTCCAAAGAGATGGCTTTCAATCAGAGGAGGCAAAAATTTCCTCCCGGCCTTCCTTCATACCGCAGGAAGTTAAACTTTCAATTGAGGGACGTTCAAACGCTGGGAACTAA